TCAACCTCGCGGCTTCCGTGTACCCGAGGCGGAGGTAAAACCCCTGGGTGGCCGCATAGAGGGGAAGACCGGAGGTCTCAATCACGGCAAGACGGCCGTTTCGGCGTTTAATATCTTCCTCAGCATGGCGCACCAGGAGCTTGCCGACTCCCCGTCCCTGCAGGGAAGGGTCGACCGCGATCCAGTAGATATCCCAGGTTCCTACCGTGCAGGCTGTGGCTCCATAGCAGATCCAGCCCACGGGTCTGCCGTCCATCTCGGCTGTGAAAGAGATGTACCCCATTTCGGGGTTGTGGACGGCTTCATCCACGACTTCTCCCGCAGTGGCAACTTCCTCGGGTCGGAAAAAGGCGGTGTCCCGTACCAGACCGACAATGGCTTCCCGGTCCTGGTTCAGGGTTGGACGAATCGATACCGTGCCGGGCTCAACCTGGGAGGATGTAGGGGTGAATTTCAGTTCCGGCTCTTCGTGAAACCCTTCCATTCGGATACGCATATTGTCCAGGAGAATCTGAACAAATCGTGCATAGGGTTGGCCGGCCGCCGCAAGGGCGGCTGAAAAGCCGGCATCGGGAGAAATGTCGGGATTGGCGTTAACCTCCAGAATATGAAGTTCACCATTTTTTCCCATGCGGAAATCGACACGTGCATAATCCCGGCAGTGGGTCACCCGAAAGGCCGCCATGGCCAGGGCACGAATCCTGTTGGCGGTCTCCTCCTCGAGGGGAGCTGGGATCACCCTGGGCGTGTTGTTGTACTCAAAGGAATCGGACTTCCACTTTGCGGCATAATCGACAATTCTCGGCTTGTCCCTGGGAAAGGCCGAAAAGTCGATCTCCGCCAGAGGGAGGACTTCAATGTGGCCGTCCGTCTGTAAGACGGAGACGTTGAGTTCTCTCGATCCCACCAGGGCTTCCACAATTACCGGATGACCGAATCGATTGTGCAGGTTTCGTACGGTTTCCCACAGTGCATCGGAGGAACCGTTAAATATGGAAGACGTGCCATCAAGACCTTCGCTGGCATCGACGCAATCGGGTTTAACGATCAGCTTTCCCCGGGGCAGGTTGACACTTACGGGCAGGGACGTTCCAGGAGGAATCGTAATTCCCCGTGGAACGGGAAGCCCGGCGGCGAAGAGGACCGCCTTGGTCCATGTTTTGTTAAGCGTGAGATCAAGGGTAAGACTTGAATTACCGCTGCAGCCCTTGCCGAAGGCTTCACAGATGTCGGGAACCCGGGCCGCCAGGGCTGCACTGCCCTTGAGTGACTCAACCAGGTTGATCACCCTGGGTTCGGGGGCCTGGGCCATGAGGTTTGTCAGCTCGGTAAGGTCCTGGACCGCCAGAATTCGAAAGGGGATACCGAGAAGGTTGAGCGCCTCCTCAACGGCATGGACCTGGTCCATGACTCCCGATTCACTTTCCACACATCCGCCCACGCTCTCTCCGGGAGTGTTGTGCAGGATGAGAATCCGGGGGGCCGCCGGGGTACTCACAGCGTAGCTCCGGAAGACGGAGTCTGATCCGTGAGTCCTGCAAGGCGGGGTTCGGTGAGACGACCGGGTGCACAACGCTCTGAGGCACTTTCGATGATGCGTCGGATCAGTTCGGGATAGGAGACTCCCTCCCATCCTGCAATCATGGGCAGATCAGAGTGTCCGGGCATGAGGCCGGCCAGGGGATTCACCTCAATAAAGCTGGGTTTTCCCAGCCTGTCGAGCCTGAGATCCACACGGCCGGCATCTCTGCACTCGAGGACCCGGTAAGCTGCCAGGGCCAGAGCCTGAAGGTCATCCTTAAGGGGACCGTCCTCGAGACGGGTATATCGGACCAGTTCGTCGCAATTTTCCTTGGTTTCGTAGGAATAGATTCCCCGGTTTTCAGGATTAAGAATCGTCACTTCCATCGTACCCAGGGCAAGGGCACGGTTTCCGGTCCCCAGCACGGCCGTGGTGAACTCCCTGCCGGGCAGAAATTCCTCCACGAGAATGGGGGCCAGGGAACGATCCAGGAGTTCAAGGCAGAGAGCCCTGTAATCCTCTGGAGTATCCACTCGCGAACGTGAATCAATCCCCTTTCCGGTCCCTTCTTCATTGGGCTTCACGAAAAGGGGATAGAGGAGGTTGTGATCTTCCAACTCGTTCCAGGAACTGCCGACAATGTGCCGGGGTGTGTTCAGGCCTGCGGCAGCCACCACTCTCTTGGCGAATGCTTTATCCAGGGTGAGGGCACAGATTAGAGGATCGGCAAAGGTGTAGGGGATACCGTAGGCTTCCAGGATCGCAGGTACCTGGGCTTCCCGGCATCGGCCGCCAATTCCTTCGGCAATGTTAAAGACCAGGTCCCAGGTACGTCCCTCGGCAAGGGCACGAACGAGGTTACGAACATGGCCGATCCGCTCTACCTCGTACCCGAGGTCAAGAAGGGTTCCATGAAGAGCTTCGAGCGTGCGATCGGAATCGAATTCAGCCACGGCTTCCTCTGTGAAGCCCATGGCGAGGTAGTCCGAGCGCAGGTCATAGGTGATGCCGATCTGATGGATCATGAGGTGATCTCCCGGGCGCTGAGCCCCTGTGTAATGCCGGTGAAGAGTCGGGTGATTCCGCGACGTAGATTGCGAAGCGTATACCCGCCTTCCTGGACAATCAGGATGGGAAGGTACATGGAAGCAAGACGTTTTCCGATGGTTGCCATCACATCGGGGCCAAGAAGGAAGGATCCCGTCGGATCTCCCCGCAAAATGTCAAACCCGAGGCAGAGAACCAGAAAGGATGGCTTGAAGTCCTGAATCATGCCGAGAGCACGGGAAAAAGCTTCCATATACCTGGTTTCGTCGGCGTCTTCAGGAAGGGGAAAGTTCCGATTAAAGCCGCGGCCGTCCCCCTCTCCGATTTCATCGGCAAAGCCGCTGAAGTAGGGGTAGGCATAGTTTGGGTGGCCGTGAATCGACAGCGTGAGCACGTCCCTGCGTGTGTAGAAAATGTCCTGCTGGCCATTCCCGTGATGAAAATCGATATCGAGGATGGCGACACGGCCCTCCTTCGAAAGACGGTTTGCGGCAAGAGCTGCGTTGCTGAAATAGCAGAAGCCTCCAAAAAGCCTTCGTTCCGCATGGTGTCCGGGCGGGCGGCAGAGAGCATAGACAATCCGGCGACCTGACAGGAGTTCTTCAGCGGCGGTCATGGCGACGTCCACGGCGGATCTTGCGGCGTTATAGGCCTTGACATCCAGGGGCGTGAAGGTGTCAAAACAGTAATACCCGGCGCGAAGGGCCAGCTCCTTCGGGCGGCGCTCGGGTCGCCGCACGGGAAAGACATACGGGTAGACGGGAGGACCGTCCTTGATCGTAGCGCAGGCCGCCTTGAGATATGAGACAAAGTTCGTGTCGTGGACGGTTCGGAGGACATCTCCTCCAAAGTGGCGAACCGGCACGGTGTCTGCAATCTTCATGCGTGAAACCGCGTCCACCAGGGTGTCCACTCGAGCGGGGCGTTCCACGTACCCCCTCTCGTGGAGGTGGTGGATTCGATGGTTGTCCGAGTAGACCATTGCAATCGATTTCTGCAGGCTCACCGGGAGCAGAACAGGAGCTTCGTGATTGGGCGTCAGGTACCGGGCATCCCGGAAGCGTACGGGATCGTCGATGAAGGATTCGACAACGCGTTCGATGTAGTCCTGTCCGACGAGATCATAGTACTTTCGGCGTAGAATTAATCGGACTGCGGCTCTCGCTTCCGAACGTTTTAAAGAGTTTTTTCGCCCCAGACCATCAAAGAGAAGCATGGGCGCGACAGGATCGTCTCCCACCGGGGTTTCATAATCGGTTCCGATGATGGGAAAGACGCCGTAGTGCTCATAAAATTTAAGTCGCTTCCGATTTTCCTTCAGCAGGGCCGGGTCCTGGATGACCTGAGGATCGTCCGGAAGGACTTCCATGAACAGGCCCCGGGATTTCAATTCCATGAGATACCTTCGCGTGGCTTCATAGAGCGCGCCTCCGACCCCGCCACCTCGTGTTCCCCGGCGCACCGCGATGAAATCCAGGAGGGAACTGTTGATTTCGGGAAAATGGAGAAAGAGGGAAAAACCCGAAACTGCACCGCCCCTGGACTCGGAGATCAGAAGGATCGATCGATATCCGAACTCGAAGGGGTTGCGGAGCATGTCAGGAATCCTGTCCGCGTAGTCCGCCACAGAAGGAAAGTGGGAGCGAAAGATGGTCTGAACCTGTTCCAACACCTGGCGGTTGGCATGCAGGACGTCGTCGTGAATCTGACGAATCGTGAACATGGGAACGGTGTCCCCTTATCCTGCGACTACTTCAGGCCGACGACGCGGGAGGTGCGGTGCTTGTTCGAGGATCGGCGGCGCATTCGTGCCGTCTTTTCCGGAACCAGTGAAGGGATTCTTCCCGTGGATAGATCCCAGACCGAAGGTACGGAAGGTGCGGAAATATCCTCCACCCTGGGCTCGATTCCCGGTTCGGGATAGGCGATCAGCATGCCTTCAAAGTTCCGAAGGACCGTGTGGGTCGGGCTCATGGAGACGATATAGTTCGGGTTGACGGGAATCTTGCCGCCTCCACCGGGAGCATCCACCACGAATGTGGGAATGGCCAGCCCGCTGATCCGCCCTCGCAAGTATTCCATGATCTCGATCCCCCTGGAAAGGGGAGTTCGAAAGTGTTCGGCACCGTGAACCAGGTCGCACTGGAAGATGTAATAAGGGCGTACCCGACCCCGGACCAGGGTCCGCATAAGGACCTCCATCACACGCGGATCGTCGTTGATCCCCTTGAGAAGAACTGTCTGGTTTCCCAGGGGAATACCGGCATCGACGAGGCGAGCGCAGGCTTCCGCAGAAGCCTGAGACCACTCCTGCGGATGGTTGAAATGTGTGTTCACCCATACAGGGTGGTATTTTTTCAACATCCTGCAAAGTCCCGGTGTGATTCGCATCGGAAGGGTGACCGGTGTGCGGGTCCCGATTCGGATTAAATCTATGGAGGGAACGGCCCGGATGGCCTGCAGTACACGCTCCAGCGTCGGAGTGGGCAGTGTGAAAGGATCGCCTCCCGAGAGGACCACATCGTGGATTTCCGGGTGGGATTTTAAATAGGATACCCACAGGTCAAGATGGATCAGCGTGTTCTGTCCTTCCCTGCGTCCCGCCACACGCTTTCGCGTGCAGTGCCGGCAATAAACAGCGCAGGTGGAAGTCGTAATGATCAGGGCCCGGTCGGGGTAACGGTGAACCAGTCCCGGAACGGGCATGTCATGATCCTCCTCCAGCGGGTCACTGTGCAGGAAGGCAGGATCAACCAGTTCGTCTCCCGAAGGCACGCTCATCCGGAAAACCGGGTCCCGTGGATTCAGTTCCCGGATCAGAGAGGCGTAGTAGGGTGTGATCGCCATGGCAAAGGTCCTGGACGCGGAGTCGATCTCATTCGCTCCCGGGAGGTCGGGGTAGTATCGAAGAAGCTCCTCGACCGTACGGATGCGGTTCCGCATTTGCCATCGCCAGTCATGCCATGGTGAAAAGGGATAGGTTGAACTGGGAGGTTGAGACTCCTTCGGGCCGTCGTCGGTCGACACAGCCTCTAAGGAGATAAGTGGAGGTTCGTCGTCTTTCGAGCTGGTTTCTTTTAGCATTTGGCAAATTCTCCTCCCAGTTTTTTCGTTTGTCAATAGGCACGATAGGGTGAATTCTTATTGTGGAAATCCTGCACAGGATCATGGCAGGCGAGCTGAAGGTTGAAATTTTATAAATATAAATATATGAGTTATTTGAGAATATTATAGTTTCGGGTTGCTCTGTTGTGGAAGTTGACCACCCCCAAGATCTTGGGGGTGAAACCTGTCTTCCATTTGCTATTCCGGATCAAAAAGAGACCGAAATTCAAGTTTCAGGGCCAGGTGGGATGAAAATAGGGGGATTTGCCAGTCAGGAAAAGGAATTTCCGGGCTCAGCGGTGGATCGAAAAGCTGTGAAACTCTCCCGTAGCCTTGCACCATTCCAGATCGATGTCCGTCACCTTCGCGTGAGGCTGGTCGTACCGGCAGCGATGGATCACTGCCAGGATGTCTTCCTTCCGTCCTTCAAAGAGAGCCTCCACGGTTCCGTCGGGAAGGTTCCGCACCCATCCGGTCAGGTGGGCGGAAACGGCATAAGCCTCCGTATGAGCCCGAAAGAAGACGCCCTGAACCCGGCCGTGAAAGACGCAGCATGCCCTGACCCTGGTTTCAGGTTCGGACAAATCGTCGTCCCTCCAG
The sequence above is a segment of the Thermoanaerobaculia bacterium genome. Coding sequences within it:
- a CDS encoding GNAT family N-acetyltransferase, with translation MSTPAAPRILILHNTPGESVGGCVESESGVMDQVHAVEEALNLLGIPFRILAVQDLTELTNLMAQAPEPRVINLVESLKGSAALAARVPDICEAFGKGCSGNSSLTLDLTLNKTWTKAVLFAAGLPVPRGITIPPGTSLPVSVNLPRGKLIVKPDCVDASEGLDGTSSIFNGSSDALWETVRNLHNRFGHPVIVEALVGSRELNVSVLQTDGHIEVLPLAEIDFSAFPRDKPRIVDYAAKWKSDSFEYNNTPRVIPAPLEEETANRIRALAMAAFRVTHCRDYARVDFRMGKNGELHILEVNANPDISPDAGFSAALAAAGQPYARFVQILLDNMRIRMEGFHEEPELKFTPTSSQVEPGTVSIRPTLNQDREAIVGLVRDTAFFRPEEVATAGEVVDEAVHNPEMGYISFTAEMDGRPVGWICYGATACTVGTWDIYWIAVDPSLQGRGVGKLLVRHAEEDIKRRNGRLAVIETSGLPLYAATQGFYLRLGYTEAARLKDFYNTGDDKIIYLKAL
- a CDS encoding D-alanine--D-alanine ligase, whose product is MIHQIGITYDLRSDYLAMGFTEEAVAEFDSDRTLEALHGTLLDLGYEVERIGHVRNLVRALAEGRTWDLVFNIAEGIGGRCREAQVPAILEAYGIPYTFADPLICALTLDKAFAKRVVAAAGLNTPRHIVGSSWNELEDHNLLYPLFVKPNEEGTGKGIDSRSRVDTPEDYRALCLELLDRSLAPILVEEFLPGREFTTAVLGTGNRALALGTMEVTILNPENRGIYSYETKENCDELVRYTRLEDGPLKDDLQALALAAYRVLECRDAGRVDLRLDRLGKPSFIEVNPLAGLMPGHSDLPMIAGWEGVSYPELIRRIIESASERCAPGRLTEPRLAGLTDQTPSSGATL
- a CDS encoding histone deacetylase family protein, which translates into the protein MFTIRQIHDDVLHANRQVLEQVQTIFRSHFPSVADYADRIPDMLRNPFEFGYRSILLISESRGGAVSGFSLFLHFPEINSSLLDFIAVRRGTRGGGVGGALYEATRRYLMELKSRGLFMEVLPDDPQVIQDPALLKENRKRLKFYEHYGVFPIIGTDYETPVGDDPVAPMLLFDGLGRKNSLKRSEARAAVRLILRRKYYDLVGQDYIERVVESFIDDPVRFRDARYLTPNHEAPVLLPVSLQKSIAMVYSDNHRIHHLHERGYVERPARVDTLVDAVSRMKIADTVPVRHFGGDVLRTVHDTNFVSYLKAACATIKDGPPVYPYVFPVRRPERRPKELALRAGYYCFDTFTPLDVKAYNAARSAVDVAMTAAEELLSGRRIVYALCRPPGHHAERRLFGGFCYFSNAALAANRLSKEGRVAILDIDFHHGNGQQDIFYTRRDVLTLSIHGHPNYAYPYFSGFADEIGEGDGRGFNRNFPLPEDADETRYMEAFSRALGMIQDFKPSFLVLCLGFDILRGDPTGSFLLGPDVMATIGKRLASMYLPILIVQEGGYTLRNLRRGITRLFTGITQGLSAREITS
- a CDS encoding KamA family radical SAM protein, with product MLKETSSKDDEPPLISLEAVSTDDGPKESQPPSSTYPFSPWHDWRWQMRNRIRTVEELLRYYPDLPGANEIDSASRTFAMAITPYYASLIRELNPRDPVFRMSVPSGDELVDPAFLHSDPLEEDHDMPVPGLVHRYPDRALIITTSTCAVYCRHCTRKRVAGRREGQNTLIHLDLWVSYLKSHPEIHDVVLSGGDPFTLPTPTLERVLQAIRAVPSIDLIRIGTRTPVTLPMRITPGLCRMLKKYHPVWVNTHFNHPQEWSQASAEACARLVDAGIPLGNQTVLLKGINDDPRVMEVLMRTLVRGRVRPYYIFQCDLVHGAEHFRTPLSRGIEIMEYLRGRISGLAIPTFVVDAPGGGGKIPVNPNYIVSMSPTHTVLRNFEGMLIAYPEPGIEPRVEDISAPSVPSVWDLSTGRIPSLVPEKTARMRRRSSNKHRTSRVVGLK
- a CDS encoding acylphosphatase — its product is MSEPETRVRACCVFHGRVQGVFFRAHTEAYAVSAHLTGWVRNLPDGTVEALFEGRKEDILAVIHRCRYDQPHAKVTDIDLEWCKATGEFHSFSIHR